The genomic stretch AGCGGGCGACGATGCCGCGCGAGGGATCGGCCGTGGCGGCGGGATCGGCGTCGGCATTGTAGTACTCCAGGCCTACGACCACGGCGGACCGGGCGCCCGGCACCAGGACGGCCGGGTCGCGGCGCTTGGCGACAGCGTCTTCGCGGGCCAGGTAGCCCATCTCGCCGTGCATCCCCGCGTCCACCCATCGCGCGAACGCGTCCCCCTGGGCGCTCTCGTGCGCAGGCGCGATCCCCGCCACACCGAAGCCCATTTCCAGGGCCTGGGCCCTGATGCGCTCGCTCAGCTTGGCGGGTAACAGCAGGGTCGATTCCATGGGCTGCACATACCCCTCAAGCTCGCTCGCGTGCCTCAACCTTTCTCGGAAATGCTTACACTATTAACATCAACATCGGCCTCACGCAGAGGCGCAGAGCCGCAGAGAGAGAAAGGCAAGAGGAAATGCAGGAGAGGGATCGGCTCACGGGGGCGATCGTCGACGCAGCGTACCGGATTCACACGAAGCTCGGGCCGGGACTGCTGGAGTCGGTTTATGAGGCCGTGCTGGCCAGGTCGCTCGAGCAGAGGGGATTGAAGGTCGAGCGGCAGAAATCCGTTCCCATCGAGTTCGACGGCCTCCGCTTCGACGAGGGATTCCGGATCAATCTGCTCGTGGACGATCGCGTGGTGGTGGAACTGAAATCTGTCGAGCAGCTCGCTCCCGTTCATTCCAAGCAGCTGCTGACGTACATACGCCTGCTGGATCTCCGCGTAGGACTCCTCATCAATTTCGGCGCAGCGACCCTCAAGGAAGGCGTGCGGCGCGTCGTGAACGCGTACTCTCCGGAAGAC from Longimicrobium sp. encodes the following:
- a CDS encoding GxxExxY protein, coding for MQERDRLTGAIVDAAYRIHTKLGPGLLESVYEAVLARSLEQRGLKVERQKSVPIEFDGLRFDEGFRINLLVDDRVVVELKSVEQLAPVHSKQLLTYIRLLDLRVGLLINFGAATLKEGVRRVVNAYSPEDQ